CCGCAGTCCTCCTTCTGTCGCTCCTATTCGTCCGCGAACGTCGCCAGATAGGCGATCACGTCGGCGCGCTCTTCTTCCTTGCGAAGCCCGGCGAACGTCATCTTCGTGCCGGGTACGAAATCCTTTGGCTTCTCCAACAGCTCAGCGATGGTCTCGGGGCTCCAGACCAGGCCATCCGCAGCCGCGGTCTTCATGGCGTCGGAATAGGCGAAATCCTCGTACGCGGCCGCCGGCCGCCCGATGACTCCGTTCAGAGGCGGGCCGACCTTCGCTTTCGCGTCTTCGCCCACGTCATGGCAGGCCTTGCACTTGCGAAACACCTTCTCGCCATTGGCCGCATCGCCCGCCTCCTGCGCCTGCGCCGCGACTGTCCCTGCTGCGATCAGCAGAACACCGGCCAGCCGCCTCATCGCCGTCTCCAGAGTCATTCGTTTCTTCACCCTCCCTTCGGGTTCACGCCGCCAATAGCCGCTCGGCGTGCCATTTCACGTGGTCCTCGCCGAAACTCGTGACGAAGAAATAGCTGTGGTCGTATCCGGCCTGCATGCGCAGGACGCCAGGCTGCCGGCGCTCGGCCATTAGCTGGGCCAAGGCGCCGGGTCTGAGTAGATCGAGGAACTGGTCCTCGGTGCCCTGATCGATAAGGATGTCCCGCTCCCAGCCGCATTCGGTCAGCAGCAGGCAGGCGTCGTAGGCCGCCCAGTGCGCCTCGTCGTCGCCGAGATAGGCCGACAGCTGCTTGCGGCCCCATTCCGATCGTGTCGGATTGACGATCGGCGCGAAGGCCGAAACCGAGCGGTAAAGTTCAGGATTGCGAAACGCGATCACGAGCGCGCCGTGGCCGCCCATTGAGTGGCCGGTGATGCCCTGCGACTCGCTGATCGGCAGCGCCCCCTGCAGGATGCCGCGAAGCTCGCGCGTAACGTAGTCGTACATCTGATAGTGATCCCGCCACGGCGCGCGCGTCGCATTGACGTAGAAGCCCGCCCCCTGGCCGAGATCGTAAGCGCTGTCGTCCGCCACGTCCTCTCCGCGCGGCGACGTGTCTGGGAAGACCAGCGCGAGGCCCGCCCGCGCCGCATGGGCCTGAAGCCCGGCCTTTGTCATCGCGTTCTCATGCGTGCAGGTAAGCCCCGAGAGGTACCAAAGAA
This genomic window from Defluviimonas aquaemixtae contains:
- a CDS encoding c-type cytochrome: MTLETAMRRLAGVLLIAAGTVAAQAQEAGDAANGEKVFRKCKACHDVGEDAKAKVGPPLNGVIGRPAAAYEDFAYSDAMKTAAADGLVWSPETIAELLEKPKDFVPGTKMTFAGLRKEEERADVIAYLATFADE
- the fghA gene encoding S-formylglutathione hydrolase; its protein translation is MLRTTTDALELVSQNRCCGGTQSVFRHRSQVCGGDMTFGVFLPPQAANRSVPVLWYLSGLTCTHENAMTKAGLQAHAARAGLALVFPDTSPRGEDVADDSAYDLGQGAGFYVNATRAPWRDHYQMYDYVTRELRGILQGALPISESQGITGHSMGGHGALVIAFRNPELYRSVSAFAPIVNPTRSEWGRKQLSAYLGDDEAHWAAYDACLLLTECGWERDILIDQGTEDQFLDLLRPGALAQLMAERRQPGVLRMQAGYDHSYFFVTSFGEDHVKWHAERLLAA